TCGTTCGATTTCGCCTGCGCCTTCCGGCCGGTCGGCAGTCGCTCACAGCTCAACCTGTTCGAGATCGACTGGGCTGTTCCCGTCACCCTCGTCGACAAAGAATAGGCGAAGCAGACCCAGACAGAACAGCCGGGAGCGGACACGGCCCGCTCCCGGCTCTGTTGTGCGTCCGGTTCGCGGTCGGCGGGGCTCCTTGACACGAACAATCGAATGCCGCACCCTCAAGCACGACGAGGCGCCTCATGGACACGGCCCCTCGCGAGAGAACGCGCCATGCACCGCAAGGTTCTCGACACCGTCATCCGCCACAGACTGCTGGGTGTGGGCGACCGCGTCCTCGCCGCCGTCTCCGGCGGGCCAGACTCTGTCGCGCTGCTCTCGGTGCTTGTCGCGCTCCGGGAGCGGCTCAGCCTCGAGTTGGCCGTGGCCCATCTCAATCACGGGCTGCGCGGCGCCGAAGCCGACGAGGATGAGGCCTTTGTCCGCCGGGTCGCCAAGCGCTACAAGCTGCGCCTGCGCTGCCGAAAGGTTGACATCGCCTCGCGACGCCGCGCGCGCGGCGGCTCGCTCGAGGAAGTGGCGCGCGAGGTGCGCTACGCCTTCTTGCGCGCGGCGGCCAAGGAGCTCGGGACCAACGTCGTCGCCACCGGCCACACGGCTGACGATAACGCCGAGACGCTGCTCATGAACCTGCTGCGCGGTGCCGGCCTGCGCGGGCTGGCCGGCATCCCTATCTGCCGCGCCGAGGGCGCATTGCGCCTCGTGCGGCCGCTGCTCGAGGTGAGCCGGGCCGACGTCGTCACCTACCTGACCCGAAAAGGCCTCGAATTTCGCACCGACTCGACGAACACCGACACCGGCCTGACGCGCAACCGCATTCGCGCCGAGCTCCTGCCGCTGCTCGCCGAGCAGTACAATCCGTCCGTAGCCGCCCTGCTTTCAAGCACGGCGGAGCAGGCGCGCGACATCCTTGATCTGGTCCGTGTCCAACTCGAAGCCGCGGCGCGCCTTGTCGAGCCCATCGAGGATGGCTTCGCCCTGCCGTTGCGTGCGTTACGTCAGATGCCGCGCGCGGTGCGCACCGAACTCATGCGCGGGCTCGTGGCCGAGCGCTTCGGACGGACGCCCGCCGGCGAGCATCTCCGTTCGATCGAGCGCTTCCTGCTCGATCCGGCCCGGCCGCAGCCGTCGATTGGCCGCGGTCTTGTCTGTGAGATCGCCTATGACAGGTTTGTCATGCGCCGTATGCACCGGGCTGCGTCCGTGCACCACGTCGAAGTGGTGATCCCCGGCACGACGGTTCACCCCGGGCTCGGCGCGGAGCTGACTGCGCACATCACTCCGCAGCCCCGCGACTGGCGACTCCCAGGACGGCCGCCGCTGAGCCTGGCCGAGTTCTGGGAGCGTGTCGAGCACGGCGAACGTGAGGTGCTGACGCAGGACTTCGACGCGGACGCCGTCGTCGGCGCGGACGCCGTCCTCGGCGCGGACGCCGTCCTCGGCGCGGACGCCGTCACCGATATCGGCCCTCTCGTGCTGCGCGCGCGTCGCCCAGGCGACACGATGCAGCCCACCGGGTTTGACGGCGTCAAGAAGGTCCAGGACATCTTTGTTGACGAGAAGCTTCCCGCGGCCGTGCGCGGGAAAGTCCCTTTACTGTGCCGGGGGAACGAAGTACTATGGATTGCCGGTTACAGAATCGCTGATCCATACAGAGTGACGGACACGACAGAGCGCCTGCTCGCGATGCGGCTGACGCTGCTGCGCGAACCGGCCCGGCGGGCGGGCCCTCCCGACGACCCCGCGCAACGAGAGTAAGCCTATGAACGGTTCAGAGCCACCTCGCGTCCCACGGCCGCGTAATTCCAGCGGTCGCTGGCCCTTGGTGTGGGTGCTGCTATTCCTGATCCTCGCCGTCGTTACGGTTGTCACCGGCCTCGACCGCAACCGGCGCTACAGCGCATCGTTCGGCGAGGTCTACCAGGATATGAAGCGCGGCTTCATCGACACCACCAAGCCCGTCAAGATGGGCGAGAAGATCACGGGCGCCTACAAGTCCTGGGACGAGATTCAGCGACAGATCCGCACGGTCCAGCCCCCGATCGAGCGCGCCTACAAGCGCTTTCAGGAAGCCGAGAAGGCGAGCGCCGATGCGGCCACGGCTCTCGAGCAACTCGAGGCACGACGCCTTTCCCTCGAGAGCACGCTTGGGAAGGCCCGCAAGGAGCAGGGCAACACCCAGGCGGCTCTCGACAAGATCGCCGACGCCGAGTCCGTAGAGGCGCAGCGGCTCCGCGATACCTTAGCGCAGCTCGCCCTGCAGATCGCCGAGACCGAGGCCCAGCTCAAGGATCTCAATGCCCAGGTCACCGCTCAGGGTGAGACCGTCGCCCTGCACAAGAAAGAACGCGACGCGCTCGAGACCGAGTTCACGCGTACCGCCGGTGAATGGGGCACGCCCATTGATGACGAAGAACTCACGGTGCTCGAGACCCAGAAGGCCGGACGCGTCTTCGTCGCCGTTGTCGAAGACCGCGCCAGGGAAATGATCGACGAGGTGAGCCGGACGCTGCAGCCGAAGATCATCAAGAGCAATGACGTGCTCTTACAGATCCTTTACGGCATCTTACCTGTGCTGTTCATCGTCGGCGTGATCTACTTCCTCATCTCACGCCAGATGCGCTCGGCCTCCGGCGGCGCGATGAGTTTTGCCAAGAGCCGTGCCAAGGCGCTTGTCAAGGACACGCACCGCGTCACCTTCAAGGACGTGGCCGGCGTTGAGGAAGCGAAGGATGAGCTCGTCGAGATCATCGAGTTCCTTCGCGATCCGCGCAAGTTCACCAAGCTCGGCGGCCGCATCCCCAAGGGCGTGCTCCTCGTCGGCCCGCCCGGCACCGGGAAGACGCTACTCGCCAAATCCGTCGCGGGCGAGGCCGATGTGCCGTTCTTCACCATCAGCGGGTCTGACTTCGTCGAGATGTTCGTCGGCGTCGGCGCCGCCCGCGTGCGCGACATGTTTGAGCAGGGCAAACGCAACGCCCCCTGCATTATCTTCATGGACGAGATCGACGCGGTGGGCCGCCACCGCGGCGCCGGCATCGGCGGCGGCCACGACGAACGCGAGCAGACGCTCAACCAGCTTCTCGTCGAGATGGACGGCTTCGATACCAAGGAAGGCGTCATTCTCATGGCCGCGACGAACCGGCCCGACGTGCTCGATCCGGCGCTCCTGCGCTCGGGCCGCTTCGATCGCCAGATCGTCATCGACATGCCCGACCTCAACGGCCGCGAAGGCATCCTGAAGGTCCACGCCCGGAAGGTCCGGCTTGCCGAAAACGTCGACCTGCGCCGTATTGCGCGCGGCACCCCGGGCTTCTCCGGCGCCGACCTTGCCAACCTCGTCAACGAGGCTGCCCTGCTCGCGGCGCGCCACAGCAAGCTGGCCGTCGAGATGGCCGACTTCGAGGAGGCGCGCGACAAGGTCGCCTTCGGCCGCGAACGTCGCAGCCGCACGCTGAGCCCCGAGGAGCGCAGGATCACCGCCTACCACGAGGCCGGCCATGCCGTTGTGCTCGACCGCATCGAGGAATGCGAACCGTTGCACAAGGTGACCATCGTACCGCGCGGCGTCTCATTCCTCGGTGCGACGATGCAACTGCCCGAACGCGACAAGTACATGCAGGCCCGGCGCGAGCTGCTTGGCCAGATCGCCGGTCTGCTCGCCGGCCGCATCGCCGAGGAGTTCTTCTTCGATGATGTTACCTCGGGCGCCGCGAGCGATTTCAAGAACGCCACCCGCATCGCCCATGCCATGGTGTGCGACCTCGGCATGAGCGACAAGATGGGCCGGCTCACCTACGGGGCGAGGGAGGACTCGATCTTCCTGGGCAAGGAGCTCGGCGAGATCTCTCGGCGCCGCGAGTTCAGCGAACAGACCGCGCGCGAGATCGACGCCGAGGTGCGCCGCATCGTCGACGAATGCGCCGAACGCGCCCGCGCGATCCTGACCGAGTACAAGGACAAGGTCCAGGCGGTGGCCGAGGCCCTGCTCGAATACGAAGTGCTCGACGGCAAGGAGGTGACCGAGATCATCGAGGGCACGTGGACGCCCGAAGCCCACGTTGCCCGCACGCCGGCGCGCACCGAGACTGTCGCGCGCGAATTGGAGACCGTGACCCCGCCTGCCGACGAGAAGCTGCCCCGGAATGTCGTCGCACGCCCCAAAGAAAGCTCGGCCTGACGCTGCCGAGGCCGAAACCGCCCGGACGCGCGAGGCAGCAACCACTGCCGCGCCGCGCCCGCGTTTCACTCTCACCTGGGGCGGCCGGCGTCTCGAACTCGGCGAACGCACCGCCCTCATGGGCATCGTCAACGTCACGCCCGACTCGTTCTCCGATGGCGGCCGCTTCCTCGATGCGAAACGTGCCGTCGACCACTGTCTCCGCCTCGTCGATGAGGGGGCCGACCTTCTCGATGTCGGTGGTGAGTCCACGCGGCCCGGTGCGCCCGTCGTGCCCGCCGACGAGGAGTGCCGCCGCGTGCTCCCCGTGATCGAGGCGGTCGCCGCGTGCACCGACATCCCAATCAGCGTCGATACCGGCAAGCCGGAGGTCGCCCGCGCCGCCCTCGAGGCCGGCGCCGCACTGGTCAACGACGTGAGCGCCGGCGCCAACCCCGCGCTGCTAGCCCTCGCCGCCGAACGCGGCGTCCCTGTCGTGCTCATGCACATGCAGGGAACCCCGCGCACGATGCAGCTCGACCCGCACTACACGGACGTGATCGCCGAGGTTGCCGCATTCCTCGAGGCGCGCTGCACAGCGGCCATCGCCGCCGGCGTGGCGCCCGAGCGCCTCATCGTCGATCCCGGCATCGGCTTCGGCAAGACGGTCGAGCACAACTTCGAGATCATCGCCCGGCTGCCCGAGCTCCACGTGCTCGGCCGGCCCTTGCTCCTTGGGCCGTCACGCAAGTCGTTCATTGGCAAGACGCTCGACCTCGACGTGGGCGAACGCCTCCTCGGCACTGCAGCCGTTGTGGCCGCCTGTGTGCTTGGCGGCGCCCACATCGTCCGTGTCCACGACGTGGCCGAGATGCGCCAGGTCTGCGCGATCGCCGACGCCGTCCGCGCCGGCTGCGGGGGAGGCGGCCATGCTTGAGCTCGCGCAGGCCGTCGCCGAGGTCCTCATCATCTTCGTCATCTACTACCTTGTGCTGCTCTTCATCAAAGGCACCCGCGCCGAGCAGCTCATCTGGGGCGTCGCC
The genomic region above belongs to Verrucomicrobiota bacterium and contains:
- the ftsH gene encoding ATP-dependent zinc metalloprotease FtsH — encoded protein: MIDEVSRTLQPKIIKSNDVLLQILYGILPVLFIVGVIYFLISRQMRSASGGAMSFAKSRAKALVKDTHRVTFKDVAGVEEAKDELVEIIEFLRDPRKFTKLGGRIPKGVLLVGPPGTGKTLLAKSVAGEADVPFFTISGSDFVEMFVGVGAARVRDMFEQGKRNAPCIIFMDEIDAVGRHRGAGIGGGHDEREQTLNQLLVEMDGFDTKEGVILMAATNRPDVLDPALLRSGRFDRQIVIDMPDLNGREGILKVHARKVRLAENVDLRRIARGTPGFSGADLANLVNEAALLAARHSKLAVEMADFEEARDKVAFGRERRSRTLSPEERRITAYHEAGHAVVLDRIEECEPLHKVTIVPRGVSFLGATMQLPERDKYMQARRELLGQIAGLLAGRIAEEFFFDDVTSGAASDFKNATRIAHAMVCDLGMSDKMGRLTYGAREDSIFLGKELGEISRRREFSEQTAREIDAEVRRIVDECAERARAILTEYKDKVQAVAEALLEYEVLDGKEVTEIIEGTWTPEAHVARTPARTETVARELETVTPPADEKLPRNVVARPKESSA
- the folP gene encoding dihydropteroate synthase, with product MSSHAPKKARPDAAEAETARTREAATTAAPRPRFTLTWGGRRLELGERTALMGIVNVTPDSFSDGGRFLDAKRAVDHCLRLVDEGADLLDVGGESTRPGAPVVPADEECRRVLPVIEAVAACTDIPISVDTGKPEVARAALEAGAALVNDVSAGANPALLALAAERGVPVVLMHMQGTPRTMQLDPHYTDVIAEVAAFLEARCTAAIAAGVAPERLIVDPGIGFGKTVEHNFEIIARLPELHVLGRPLLLGPSRKSFIGKTLDLDVGERLLGTAAVVAACVLGGAHIVRVHDVAEMRQVCAIADAVRAGCGGGGHA
- the tilS gene encoding tRNA lysidine(34) synthetase TilS, giving the protein MHRKVLDTVIRHRLLGVGDRVLAAVSGGPDSVALLSVLVALRERLSLELAVAHLNHGLRGAEADEDEAFVRRVAKRYKLRLRCRKVDIASRRRARGGSLEEVAREVRYAFLRAAAKELGTNVVATGHTADDNAETLLMNLLRGAGLRGLAGIPICRAEGALRLVRPLLEVSRADVVTYLTRKGLEFRTDSTNTDTGLTRNRIRAELLPLLAEQYNPSVAALLSSTAEQARDILDLVRVQLEAAARLVEPIEDGFALPLRALRQMPRAVRTELMRGLVAERFGRTPAGEHLRSIERFLLDPARPQPSIGRGLVCEIAYDRFVMRRMHRAASVHHVEVVIPGTTVHPGLGAELTAHITPQPRDWRLPGRPPLSLAEFWERVEHGEREVLTQDFDADAVVGADAVLGADAVLGADAVTDIGPLVLRARRPGDTMQPTGFDGVKKVQDIFVDEKLPAAVRGKVPLLCRGNEVLWIAGYRIADPYRVTDTTERLLAMRLTLLREPARRAGPPDDPAQRE